From the genome of Rhodothermia bacterium, one region includes:
- a CDS encoding class I SAM-dependent methyltransferase has translation MRINNADYIEYLLLRIALWWLKPFCTPETRKGLSLRLTHTEQQALHSVLALRKQLQNDFTEIPMFDLGSGRRTTTLDTGTFAKPQTRSISDFLKKASVRHAWGVLLFRLTRVKQPERVLELGTNLGVSGAYILQALKLNVAPNNKQLITIEGSPHLSERAEEHLSAQASNVNTRVVTGAFQSVLPTILAENDLFDLVFLDGHHEFEATLRYFELIAPHLRSGAWVVFDDLEPWSPTVRKAFREIQKRYPQAPITDLLKMGILVWP, from the coding sequence ATGCGCATTAACAATGCAGACTACATAGAATACCTATTGTTGCGGATAGCGCTTTGGTGGCTGAAGCCCTTTTGTACGCCAGAGACCCGAAAGGGGTTGTCGTTAAGACTTACGCATACCGAACAGCAAGCCCTTCATTCCGTCCTCGCCCTGCGCAAACAACTCCAAAACGATTTTACCGAAATACCCATGTTTGATTTGGGTAGCGGACGGCGAACCACCACCTTGGATACGGGAACATTTGCCAAACCCCAAACCCGCAGCATCTCCGATTTCCTGAAAAAAGCGTCTGTGAGACACGCATGGGGCGTCCTTTTGTTTAGGCTCACGAGGGTCAAACAGCCGGAACGAGTATTGGAATTGGGGACTAATTTGGGTGTTTCTGGCGCATATATCTTGCAGGCACTTAAGTTGAATGTAGCACCAAATAACAAGCAGCTTATAACCATAGAAGGTAGCCCCCACTTGTCTGAACGAGCGGAGGAACACCTTTCTGCCCAAGCCTCCAATGTGAATACGCGAGTGGTAACAGGCGCTTTTCAGAGTGTTTTGCCTACTATTTTGGCGGAAAACGACCTGTTTGATCTTGTGTTTTTGGACGGTCACCACGAATTTGAGGCGACCTTGCGCTACTTTGAGCTTATTGCCCCGCATCTTCGTTCTGGTGCATGGGTTGTTTTTGATGATTTGGAGCCTTGGTCACCTACTGTTCGTAAAGCCTTTCGCGAAATCCAAAAACGTTACCCACAAGCGCCGATTACGGATTTGCTCAAAATGGGCATTTTGGTCTGGCCGTAA
- a CDS encoding SDR family oxidoreductase, with amino-acid sequence MNAFKDKVVVLTGASSGIGKALALQLADQGAKLVLAARNLAKLQETEALCAKKGAQTLVVALDVSIREACSTLIQETIETFGQIDLLINNAGVTMWANFDEITNPEALPHLMEVNFWGSVWCTYYALPYLKKAKGQIVGVSSLTGKTGVPTRSIYAATKHAMAGFFDSLRVELAPQGVDVTMIYPGFVKSDIRGRAIGPDGKPIGDSPVKEGEVMTAEECARQILAATRSRKRELVMTTRGKLGLWVKLIAPRLVDRIARKAIETGK; translated from the coding sequence ATGAATGCCTTTAAAGACAAAGTGGTTGTACTAACAGGTGCATCTTCCGGTATTGGAAAAGCCCTTGCCCTACAATTGGCAGACCAAGGTGCAAAATTGGTTTTGGCCGCCCGCAACCTTGCTAAATTGCAAGAGACAGAAGCCCTCTGTGCCAAAAAAGGGGCGCAAACCTTGGTCGTTGCCTTAGATGTAAGTATCCGCGAGGCTTGTTCCACCTTGATTCAAGAAACGATTGAGACCTTTGGCCAGATAGACCTCCTCATCAACAATGCAGGCGTAACGATGTGGGCAAATTTCGACGAAATCACCAATCCGGAAGCCCTGCCGCACTTAATGGAGGTAAACTTCTGGGGTAGTGTATGGTGTACCTATTACGCATTACCATACCTTAAGAAGGCCAAAGGCCAAATTGTTGGTGTTTCCAGCCTTACGGGAAAAACAGGTGTGCCTACACGCAGTATTTATGCCGCTACTAAGCACGCTATGGCGGGGTTTTTCGACTCACTTCGGGTGGAATTGGCACCACAAGGTGTTGATGTCACCATGATCTACCCCGGCTTTGTGAAATCGGATATTCGTGGGAGAGCGATTGGCCCAGACGGTAAACCGATTGGCGATAGTCCGGTAAAAGAGGGAGAGGTGATGACGGCTGAAGAATGTGCCCGCCAAATCCTGGCCGCCACCCGTTCACGAAAACGAGAATTGGTCATGACCACAAGAGGAAAACTGGGCTTATGGGTAAAACTCATTGCACCTCGCTTGGTAGATCGGATTGCACGAAAGGCCATAGAAACGGGAAAATAG
- a CDS encoding aminopeptidase P family protein, translated as MLRSFFLLLFFPSILFAQNEVRYQTDFPPEEFAARWDKIYDKIGQNIAIIQSAAEPLDYRVFRQSNDFYYLCGLETPNSYLVLDGRSRRATLYLPHRDYARERNEGKRLSAEDATEVREKTGVFSVWAVEQLGRDWVWSNLVRQPMPMIYTPFSPAEIGNDARDQSLAAFANNAADPWDGRPSREGWFIDLLKKRYPQLEIKDLSPVLDEMRMIKSAREIELIRKASRLAAHGVIEAMRSTEVGVYEYQLEAAARYIFQLNGARREGYSAIVGGGKNAWMGHYFHNDAPLKDGDLVLLDYAPDYRYYTSDITRMWPVNGKFSAGQRELYGFIIAYRNALLKQIKPNRTSNEVMDSAADEMRRYIESQNWSKPEYEVAVRNALAFRGHLSHGVGMSVHDAANYRAKPLQKGMVFSVDPMIWVPEELLYVRMEEVVVVTENGVENFTDFMPTTIEEIEATVREVGIVQFRKALNPQK; from the coding sequence ATGCTCAGGTCTTTTTTCCTCCTTTTGTTTTTTCCCTCCATTTTGTTTGCACAAAACGAAGTCCGTTATCAAACAGACTTTCCACCGGAAGAGTTTGCAGCACGTTGGGACAAAATTTACGATAAAATTGGGCAGAATATAGCCATTATCCAGTCTGCCGCCGAGCCATTAGATTACCGCGTTTTTAGACAATCGAATGACTTTTACTATTTATGTGGTCTTGAGACTCCAAATTCGTACTTGGTATTGGATGGCCGCTCCCGTCGTGCCACTTTGTATCTGCCACATCGCGACTATGCACGCGAACGTAACGAGGGCAAGCGACTTTCCGCCGAAGATGCAACCGAGGTGCGCGAAAAGACGGGTGTTTTCAGTGTTTGGGCTGTAGAGCAATTAGGCAGAGACTGGGTTTGGAGTAATTTGGTTAGACAGCCAATGCCAATGATTTACACGCCCTTTAGTCCAGCAGAGATCGGAAATGATGCACGAGATCAATCTTTGGCGGCTTTTGCAAACAATGCTGCGGATCCTTGGGATGGCAGGCCCTCGCGCGAAGGTTGGTTTATTGATTTGCTCAAAAAACGGTATCCGCAATTAGAAATTAAAGATCTCTCGCCAGTATTGGATGAAATGCGTATGATAAAATCGGCGCGTGAGATCGAATTAATCCGCAAGGCTTCTCGGTTAGCAGCGCATGGGGTTATTGAAGCAATGCGCTCTACCGAGGTTGGTGTTTATGAATATCAACTTGAAGCCGCTGCTCGATACATTTTCCAACTCAATGGCGCACGGCGGGAAGGTTATTCTGCAATTGTGGGTGGAGGCAAGAATGCTTGGATGGGACACTATTTCCATAATGATGCGCCGCTCAAAGATGGTGATTTGGTGTTGTTGGATTATGCGCCTGATTACCGTTACTATACCTCGGATATAACAAGAATGTGGCCAGTGAATGGGAAATTTAGTGCGGGGCAACGCGAATTGTATGGTTTTATCATTGCCTATCGAAACGCACTCCTAAAACAAATTAAACCGAACCGAACCAGTAATGAGGTAATGGATTCGGCAGCCGACGAGATGCGCCGCTATATCGAATCACAGAATTGGTCTAAACCAGAGTACGAGGTCGCCGTCCGTAATGCGTTGGCGTTTCGCGGCCACCTCTCGCATGGTGTGGGCATGAGTGTGCATGATGCGGCAAATTATCGGGCAAAGCCCCTACAAAAAGGGATGGTATTCTCGGTAGATCCGATGATCTGGGTTCCAGAAGAGTTGCTCTATGTCCGAATGGAAGAAGTTGTGGTGGTCACAGAAAATGGTGTAGAAAACTTTACCGATTTTATGCCAACCACCATCGAAGAAATAGAAGCCACCGTCCGAGAAGTGGGTATTGTGCAATTTCGGAAAGCCCTCAATCCCCAAAAATAA
- a CDS encoding M1 family metallopeptidase, with amino-acid sequence MKQIYLVMGFLGAFGLVSAQPKVLYQGDLVPEKTRPYDVLHYKIELKLDFEQNAFYGETTIQLRALQDRVQQLELDAETFSVMEVQNIHKQPLTFAFTPSSERRQGGLVIDLERALSYNDTLSVVIRYEAKGVKPIPTQFGMSADYDLGLTFKDANGTRPRLANTLSFPEGARHWFPCNDTPNDKASQELIAHVPANMQAISNGALVSETVHDGTRTAHWRQEKPHSTYLSVLVVGDYQAVRQTYGTLSLAYWVYPKAVPDALRSFNQTPQIMAFMERLFGMAFPWDRYDQITIPGIGGGAESTAATVVGESTIHDERADLDFPSHWLVAHEAAHQWFGNLVTARSWPETWLNESFATFAENDYIRASLGDKEGEKYRLDKWNGYLQEANTKYLRPIRYRGFALPNEHFDRHTYNKGSLVLHYLRNLMGEDHFTRAISLLLQRHAFQPVTTENLKDAIKDATGMNFDGFMDQWIDHAGHPSLEVSYEWDASDLQLKLRIRQLQDVSAAIPLFKLKTHILLNFTNGTVSIPLEISKADSTYYLTSTLIKNTFSGKPTVNFDRFMTIPMQLRYVLSKEEWLSLLKSSNFRDQILAIEHFGKNLDEHAAVLREEARLNTFWGVRQAITNVFVGTNNPIAYTDFFLTQLSDAHSRVRVSAVRGIAATKQKIHAKQLRLMYKTEKSYLVQAEILRALGSCGDLSDIPLLSAALASPSPRNILQSAANDAIQMVKKPSSKK; translated from the coding sequence ATGAAACAAATTTATCTTGTCATGGGCTTTTTGGGGGCCTTTGGTTTGGTTTCTGCACAACCTAAAGTACTGTACCAAGGAGACCTTGTACCAGAAAAAACACGCCCATACGATGTATTACATTACAAGATTGAACTAAAGTTGGACTTTGAGCAGAACGCATTTTATGGAGAGACGACCATTCAGTTACGTGCCTTACAAGATCGTGTTCAGCAGTTGGAATTGGATGCTGAAACCTTTTCAGTTATGGAGGTACAAAATATCCACAAGCAGCCTCTAACGTTTGCCTTTACCCCTTCTTCTGAACGCCGGCAAGGCGGCTTGGTTATTGATTTGGAGAGGGCGTTATCATACAACGATACCTTATCCGTGGTGATTCGCTACGAAGCAAAAGGTGTAAAACCAATTCCTACACAGTTTGGGATGTCTGCCGATTATGATTTAGGTTTAACCTTCAAGGATGCCAATGGTACCCGTCCGAGGTTGGCAAATACGCTTTCTTTTCCCGAAGGCGCACGCCACTGGTTCCCGTGTAACGATACACCCAATGACAAAGCGAGTCAGGAACTTATTGCACATGTGCCAGCCAATATGCAGGCCATTTCTAATGGCGCATTGGTCTCGGAAACTGTACACGACGGAACAAGAACGGCACATTGGAGACAAGAGAAACCCCACTCCACCTACCTTTCTGTTTTGGTTGTTGGTGATTATCAAGCGGTACGCCAAACCTATGGAACCTTGTCTCTGGCGTATTGGGTTTATCCCAAAGCTGTTCCGGATGCACTTCGGTCTTTTAACCAAACGCCTCAAATCATGGCGTTTATGGAGCGCCTTTTTGGAATGGCGTTTCCATGGGATCGCTACGACCAAATCACCATACCGGGGATTGGAGGTGGTGCAGAAAGCACAGCAGCAACGGTTGTGGGGGAAAGTACCATTCATGACGAGCGGGCAGACCTCGACTTCCCAAGTCACTGGTTAGTTGCGCACGAGGCGGCACACCAATGGTTTGGCAACTTGGTCACAGCTAGAAGCTGGCCTGAAACATGGCTGAACGAAAGTTTTGCTACCTTTGCCGAAAACGACTACATCCGAGCGTCCTTGGGCGATAAAGAAGGGGAAAAATATCGTTTGGACAAATGGAATGGCTATTTACAGGAAGCCAACACCAAGTACCTACGCCCCATTCGATATAGGGGTTTTGCATTGCCCAATGAACACTTTGACCGTCACACCTACAACAAGGGATCGCTCGTATTGCACTATCTGCGCAATTTGATGGGCGAAGATCATTTTACGCGGGCGATTTCGCTCCTTTTGCAACGTCATGCCTTTCAGCCAGTTACCACCGAGAATCTGAAAGATGCCATAAAAGACGCAACGGGGATGAACTTTGATGGATTTATGGATCAATGGATTGATCATGCCGGACATCCCTCACTCGAAGTTTCGTATGAATGGGATGCCTCCGATTTGCAGCTTAAACTAAGGATTCGGCAACTTCAAGACGTTTCAGCAGCCATCCCTTTGTTTAAACTAAAAACACATATTTTGCTAAACTTTACGAACGGTACTGTCAGCATTCCATTGGAAATCTCGAAGGCGGATTCCACCTATTATTTAACCTCAACCCTCATAAAAAATACCTTCAGTGGTAAACCCACCGTTAATTTTGATCGCTTCATGACCATTCCAATGCAGCTTAGGTATGTTCTTTCAAAGGAGGAATGGCTGTCGCTGCTCAAGAGTAGTAACTTTCGCGACCAAATCTTGGCTATAGAACATTTTGGTAAAAATTTAGACGAACATGCAGCAGTTTTGAGAGAAGAAGCACGCTTGAACACGTTCTGGGGTGTTCGTCAGGCCATAACCAATGTTTTTGTAGGAACCAATAACCCTATTGCCTACACCGACTTTTTCCTTACCCAACTCAGTGATGCACATTCGCGGGTACGGGTTTCTGCGGTTCGGGGAATTGCCGCAACGAAACAAAAGATACACGCCAAGCAACTACGGTTGATGTACAAAACCGAGAAAAGCTATTTGGTTCAAGCCGAAATTTTGCGTGCACTCGGTTCATGTGGCGATCTATCGGATATCCCGCTTTTATCGGCGGCACTTGCCTCACCTTCGCCCCGAAATATCCTTCAGTCAGCAGCCAACGATGCAATACAGATGGTAAAAAAACCATCATCAAAAAAGTGA
- a CDS encoding phosphoheptose isomerase — MNTFNATVSKQEVFTTISASITEMGFNVIGKDDHRPWGGFFVIEESQAALFIASFFPHLSIEDFEGFEKLSPKILVVAPEKRLSWQYHHRRAEIWKVIGGIAGVVISDSDEEKPLKKLGMGEVVELQKGERHRLVGLETWGIIAEIWKHTDPLHPSDEDDIVRVQDDFGR; from the coding sequence ATGAATACATTCAATGCAACGGTTTCTAAACAAGAGGTTTTTACAACCATTTCGGCCAGCATCACCGAGATGGGTTTTAATGTAATTGGGAAAGATGACCATCGGCCTTGGGGAGGTTTCTTTGTCATCGAAGAATCCCAAGCGGCCTTGTTTATCGCGTCATTTTTCCCGCATTTATCCATTGAAGACTTTGAGGGGTTTGAGAAATTAAGCCCCAAAATCTTGGTGGTTGCGCCCGAAAAGCGCCTCTCATGGCAATACCACCACCGCCGTGCAGAGATTTGGAAAGTTATAGGTGGGATAGCTGGTGTTGTTATCAGTGATAGCGACGAGGAAAAGCCACTCAAAAAATTGGGTATGGGCGAGGTAGTAGAACTGCAAAAAGGAGAACGCCACCGCTTGGTTGGCTTGGAAACGTGGGGTATAATTGCAGAAATCTGGAAGCACACAGACCCACTCCACCCCTCCGATGAAGATGATATTGTGCGGGTACAAGATGACTTTGGTCGTTAA
- the bshC gene encoding bacillithiol biosynthesis cysteine-adding enzyme BshC, whose translation MTLPFSELSGFAPLFRTYVTNYEALSGYFGGNPADDTDVQDLVQRTVTHPRDRDNLVLALHRQAELFHADVASRSNIDQLQHPEAAVIVTGQQLGLAGGPLYTLYKTITTIQLARKLTKKTGKPVVPVFWLESEDHDLPEAAYLNIPSQTELNKIAYTGHILPEKGNLGPVGRIAFSEQINEVLAEVEAALMPTDFRAELMALIRSEYLPGATFCVAFARLLCKLFAGTGLVMISPDDPALKTLSIPLFQKAIQEKDSLYQALSTTSNELLAAGFHAQVAPRLVNLFYVHEGTRYAIEPVESGYQLKGHHRTFTEEELLAEIAAHPTCFSPNVVLRPQMQDFLLPTAVYVGGPGEVAYFAQFKKVYEWSGTPMPIIFPRASATLMEPRVRKIVDRNQLHWPDLAGNVDTYFQNLVKRFSNGKMDAVFDSTLQVLATEMDQLKPLVIAQDGSLDRAVEATRTNLFNELEKLRKRVLQAEKRNYDALRDQVWKARLALFPDGLQERNVSFLYFLNKYGTDLITLLLDKLDVETQAHQVIEL comes from the coding sequence ATGACACTCCCGTTTTCTGAACTCTCCGGTTTTGCACCGCTTTTCCGCACCTATGTCACGAACTATGAGGCGTTGTCGGGCTACTTTGGCGGAAATCCTGCCGATGATACTGATGTACAAGACCTTGTGCAACGGACTGTGACACACCCCAGAGACCGAGACAATTTGGTTCTCGCGCTACACCGACAAGCAGAACTTTTCCACGCTGATGTTGCTTCTCGCAGCAATATTGACCAATTGCAGCACCCTGAAGCGGCAGTTATTGTCACCGGACAACAATTAGGATTGGCTGGAGGGCCACTCTATACGCTATACAAAACCATCACAACCATTCAATTAGCACGCAAGCTAACGAAAAAAACTGGAAAGCCCGTAGTCCCCGTTTTTTGGTTAGAAAGCGAAGACCATGACCTCCCCGAAGCAGCGTATTTGAATATTCCAAGCCAAACAGAGCTAAACAAAATTGCCTATACAGGCCACATTTTGCCCGAAAAAGGCAATCTTGGCCCCGTCGGACGCATCGCCTTTAGCGAACAAATCAATGAGGTTTTGGCCGAGGTCGAAGCAGCTTTAATGCCGACGGATTTTCGGGCAGAACTCATGGCGCTGATCCGTTCAGAATATTTGCCGGGTGCTACGTTTTGTGTTGCCTTTGCGCGTTTACTCTGTAAACTTTTTGCTGGAACAGGCTTGGTCATGATTTCGCCAGACGATCCTGCACTTAAAACACTATCCATCCCTCTGTTCCAAAAAGCCATTCAGGAGAAAGATTCCTTATACCAGGCACTTTCCACCACCTCCAACGAATTGCTTGCGGCAGGCTTTCATGCGCAGGTAGCACCTCGTTTGGTGAACCTTTTTTATGTCCACGAAGGAACTCGCTATGCCATCGAGCCAGTCGAAAGCGGCTACCAGCTAAAAGGCCATCACCGGACTTTTACGGAGGAAGAACTCCTGGCCGAAATAGCAGCTCACCCCACTTGTTTTAGCCCAAATGTTGTCCTTAGACCGCAAATGCAAGATTTCCTGCTTCCAACAGCAGTCTATGTGGGTGGCCCCGGAGAAGTGGCTTATTTTGCACAATTCAAAAAGGTCTATGAATGGAGCGGCACACCTATGCCCATTATATTCCCGCGTGCCAGCGCCACACTAATGGAACCACGAGTACGGAAAATTGTAGATCGTAACCAATTGCACTGGCCAGACTTGGCCGGAAACGTTGATACGTATTTCCAAAATCTTGTAAAAAGGTTTTCTAATGGTAAAATGGATGCGGTATTTGATAGTACTCTACAGGTTTTGGCAACAGAGATGGATCAACTCAAGCCATTGGTTATCGCACAAGATGGCTCATTAGATCGGGCGGTAGAAGCTACCCGAACCAATCTTTTCAACGAGTTGGAGAAACTCCGTAAACGAGTACTCCAAGCAGAAAAAAGAAATTACGATGCCTTGCGGGATCAAGTTTGGAAAGCCCGCTTAGCCCTGTTTCCCGACGGCCTCCAAGAAAGAAATGTCTCGTTTTTGTACTTCCTAAATAAATACGGAACAGATTTGATAACCCTGCTCTTAGACAAACTTGACGTGGAGACACAAGCACATCAGGTGATTGAACTCTGA
- the radA gene encoding DNA repair protein RadA yields the protein MAKQKTRFACQECGYETARWQGNCPGCGNWNTLVEEKPRTEVKASVIRPAFAQQIKPKPLRDYEITEEIRLKTGVLEFDRVMGGGIMQSSITLIAGDPGIGKSTLMTEMGKYLDQSRILYVTGEESGRQVKLRAERLGVKGDGFLLFPETNIEEIIAAVQEAEPDVMIVDSIQTVFRPDLTSAPGSVSQVRESAAALMHLTKSLPMATFIVGHVTKTGEIAGPRLLEHMVDTVLYFEGDRHHSYRILRTVKNRFGSTNEIGLFEMRETGLRQVENPSEIFLSERRYGQSGSVVVCSIEGSRPLLVEIQALVSDSSYGVPQRTTTGFDNRRLQMLLAVLEKREGWQLGKQDVFLNVAGGVRLEEPAVDLGVLVAVASSFRDVPADSGTVLIGEVGLGGELRTVSHVERRLNEAAKLGFERVVLPKTNLKGISRPDGIEVIGVERLSEVLDLAV from the coding sequence ATGGCAAAGCAAAAAACTCGATTTGCCTGTCAGGAGTGTGGCTACGAGACGGCCCGCTGGCAAGGAAACTGCCCCGGTTGTGGGAACTGGAACACGTTGGTTGAAGAAAAACCACGAACCGAAGTAAAAGCGTCGGTCATTCGTCCAGCATTTGCACAACAGATTAAACCTAAACCCTTGCGCGATTACGAGATAACAGAGGAAATCCGGTTAAAAACAGGGGTTTTGGAGTTTGACCGTGTCATGGGAGGTGGGATTATGCAAAGCTCTATCACCCTCATTGCAGGAGATCCGGGCATTGGGAAAAGTACCCTTATGACCGAGATGGGGAAGTATCTGGATCAGTCCCGTATTCTTTATGTGACGGGCGAGGAATCGGGCAGGCAAGTAAAGTTGCGAGCAGAACGTCTGGGCGTGAAAGGGGATGGGTTTCTACTCTTTCCGGAAACCAATATAGAGGAAATCATAGCCGCTGTACAGGAGGCGGAGCCGGATGTAATGATTGTGGATTCTATCCAGACCGTATTTCGTCCCGACCTAACAAGTGCGCCCGGCTCGGTCTCGCAGGTGCGGGAATCGGCGGCGGCACTAATGCACTTAACAAAATCCCTGCCGATGGCCACTTTTATCGTAGGTCATGTCACCAAAACGGGGGAAATTGCCGGCCCACGCCTCTTGGAGCACATGGTGGATACGGTTTTGTACTTTGAGGGCGACCGCCATCATTCGTATAGAATTTTACGAACGGTGAAAAACCGATTTGGATCAACCAACGAAATTGGCTTGTTTGAGATGCGCGAGACGGGGTTACGACAGGTGGAAAATCCTTCCGAAATATTCCTCTCCGAACGGCGTTACGGACAAAGCGGATCGGTGGTGGTGTGTTCCATAGAAGGTTCTCGGCCACTTCTGGTGGAAATTCAGGCACTTGTTTCGGATTCAAGCTATGGCGTACCACAACGCACAACAACGGGTTTTGATAATCGTCGTTTGCAAATGCTATTGGCGGTATTGGAGAAACGCGAAGGCTGGCAATTAGGCAAGCAAGACGTGTTTTTGAACGTAGCGGGTGGTGTTCGGTTGGAGGAACCAGCGGTAGATTTGGGCGTGCTTGTGGCTGTAGCATCCAGCTTCCGAGATGTTCCCGCAGATTCTGGAACCGTTCTGATCGGCGAGGTAGGCTTGGGCGGTGAACTTCGGACGGTGAGCCATGTGGAACGCCGACTAAACGAGGCGGCAAAACTTGGATTTGAGCGGGTGGTCTTGCCTAAAACCAACCTAAAAGGTATTAGCCGCCCCGATGGTATAGAAGTTATTGGCGTGGAGCGGCTTTCGGAGGTGTTGGACTTGGCTGTCTGA